A stretch of the Pseudomonas sp. ACM7 genome encodes the following:
- the tnpB gene encoding IS66 family insertion sequence element accessory protein TnpB (TnpB, as the term is used for proteins encoded by IS66 family insertion elements, is considered an accessory protein, since TnpC, encoded by a neighboring gene, is a DDE family transposase.): protein MRPNASVEKVYLYPKPVDFRKSIDGLAALVELDIKVAVFDPVLFVFLNRHRNRVKVLYWERN, encoded by the coding sequence ATGCGTCCCAATGCCAGCGTTGAAAAAGTGTACCTCTACCCAAAGCCTGTCGATTTTCGAAAGTCCATCGACGGCCTGGCTGCATTGGTCGAACTGGACATCAAAGTTGCGGTGTTCGACCCTGTGCTTTTCGTCTTTCTAAATCGCCACCGCAACCGCGTCAAAGTGTTGTACTGGGAGCGCAAC
- a CDS encoding Nramp family divalent metal transporter has translation MKFSLPKTATAPFCPPEVAGSVAVDPRASFFNRMLRFAGPGLLVSIGYMDPGNWATAIEAGSRFGYSLLFVVLLASLAGMVVQCLCSRLGIATGRDLAQLSRERYSTRTARTQWVLAEISIIATDLAEVLGCALAFHLLLGCSLTFGIALTAFDTLLVLALQNRGFRRLEAIMLVLVGTIGVCFFVELLLIKPYWPDVARGFTPSLSAIGDAAPLYLAIGILGATVMPHNLYLHTSIVQTRRIGNDLASKQDAVKLARIDSIGSLALALLVNAAILILAAAAFHKSGHIDVVDIQDAYHLLDPLVGGALASVLFGVALLASGQSSTFTGTIAGQVIMEGFLNLRIPCWQRRLLTRGLALIPAFIGVWMMGDNAIGKLLVLSQVVLSLQLPFALYPLIRMTNDHTLMGPLVNRWPTRVLAWGLFVVISGANSWLILQFVA, from the coding sequence GTGAAATTCAGTTTGCCCAAAACCGCCACGGCGCCGTTCTGTCCTCCGGAAGTGGCCGGCAGCGTTGCCGTCGATCCCCGCGCCTCGTTCTTCAACCGGATGCTGCGCTTTGCCGGTCCTGGCTTGCTGGTTTCCATCGGCTACATGGACCCGGGCAACTGGGCGACCGCCATCGAGGCCGGCTCGCGGTTTGGTTACAGCCTGTTGTTCGTGGTGCTGCTGGCGAGTCTGGCGGGGATGGTGGTGCAGTGTCTGTGTTCGCGCCTGGGCATTGCCACCGGGCGTGATCTGGCGCAGTTGTCCCGGGAGCGCTACAGCACGCGGACCGCACGGACCCAGTGGGTGTTGGCGGAAATCTCGATCATCGCCACTGACCTGGCCGAAGTGCTCGGCTGCGCCCTGGCGTTTCATTTGCTGCTGGGCTGTTCGCTGACCTTCGGTATCGCGCTCACGGCATTCGACACACTGCTGGTGCTGGCCCTGCAAAACCGTGGATTCCGCCGACTCGAAGCGATCATGCTGGTGTTGGTGGGCACCATCGGCGTGTGTTTCTTCGTTGAATTGCTGTTGATCAAACCCTACTGGCCGGACGTCGCCCGGGGGTTCACGCCGTCACTGTCGGCCATCGGTGATGCCGCGCCGCTGTACCTGGCCATCGGTATTCTCGGGGCCACGGTGATGCCGCATAACTTGTACCTGCACACCTCCATCGTGCAGACCCGGAGAATCGGCAATGACCTGGCCAGCAAGCAGGACGCGGTGAAACTGGCGCGCATCGACAGCATCGGCTCCCTGGCCCTGGCGTTACTGGTCAACGCGGCCATCCTGATCCTCGCCGCGGCGGCGTTCCACAAGAGCGGGCATATCGACGTGGTCGACATCCAGGACGCTTATCACCTGCTCGACCCATTGGTGGGCGGGGCGCTGGCCAGTGTGTTGTTTGGCGTCGCGTTGCTGGCTTCGGGTCAGAGCTCGACCTTCACCGGGACCATCGCCGGGCAAGTGATCATGGAGGGTTTCCTGAACTTGCGGATTCCTTGCTGGCAACGGCGATTGCTCACGCGCGGGCTGGCGCTGATCCCGGCGTTCATTGGCGTCTGGATGATGGGCGACAATGCGATCGGCAAGCTGCTGGTGTTGAGTCAGGTGGTGTTGAGTCTGCAATTGCCGTTTGCGTTGTATCCGCTGATTCGCATGACTAACGATCACACGCTCATGGGGCCGTTGGTGAATCGGTGGCCGACGCGGGTGCTGGCGTGGGGGTTGTTTGTGGTGATCAGCGGGGCGAATAGCTGGTTGATTCTGCAGTTCGTAGCCTGA
- a CDS encoding LysR family transcriptional regulator, with product METLANLESFVRSAETGSFSAAARVLALTPAAVSRNVAMLERNIGVRLFQRSTRKLSLTEAGERFLTSIGGNLEALQTAISAVSSDQGEPAGVLKVSLAPTFGIGHVLPLLPVFLARYPLIRPEWHFENRPVDLIAEGYDAAIGGGFKLTPGVVSRTLAAAHVVAVASPAYLAGRSLPDSPADLSGHTGIVMRGTRTGRIRQWLMHDGAGNEAPANLNEHIVLNDPAAMREAAILGLGVTLLVLPDVLAHIQRGELVRLLPDWHADAGPISLYYPSRTLMPAKTRVFIDFVVEAFQRESE from the coding sequence ATGGAAACCCTCGCCAACCTCGAATCTTTCGTCCGCAGTGCCGAAACCGGCAGTTTTTCCGCCGCCGCACGGGTGCTCGCGCTGACCCCTGCCGCTGTCAGCCGCAACGTGGCCATGCTTGAACGCAACATCGGCGTGCGGCTGTTCCAGCGCTCGACCCGCAAGCTGTCCCTGACCGAAGCCGGGGAACGCTTTCTGACGAGTATCGGTGGCAATCTGGAAGCGTTACAGACAGCGATCAGCGCGGTAAGCAGCGACCAAGGCGAGCCGGCGGGCGTGCTCAAAGTCAGCCTCGCGCCGACGTTTGGCATCGGTCATGTCTTGCCGCTGCTGCCGGTGTTCCTGGCGCGCTACCCGCTGATTCGCCCGGAATGGCACTTCGAAAACCGCCCTGTGGATTTGATTGCCGAAGGGTATGACGCGGCCATTGGCGGCGGCTTCAAGTTGACGCCCGGTGTGGTGTCGCGGACGTTGGCGGCGGCGCATGTGGTGGCGGTCGCCTCTCCCGCCTACCTCGCGGGACGCAGCCTGCCCGACAGTCCGGCGGACCTGTCCGGACACACCGGCATCGTGATGCGCGGCACCCGCACCGGGCGGATTCGCCAATGGCTGATGCACGATGGTGCGGGCAACGAAGCACCGGCCAATTTGAACGAACACATTGTGCTCAATGACCCGGCAGCCATGCGCGAAGCGGCGATACTCGGCCTGGGCGTGACACTGCTGGTATTGCCGGATGTGCTGGCGCATATCCAGCGTGGCGAACTGGTGCGCCTGCTGCCCGACTGGCACGCCGACGCGGGGCCGATTTCGCTGTATTACCCGAGTCGCACGTTGATGCCGGCCAAGACCCGGGTGTTCATCGATTTTGTGGTCGAGGCGTTTCAGAGGGAGAGCGAGTAA
- a CDS encoding NADPH-dependent F420 reductase — MSTIGIIGAGAIGAAFARALSRQGIEVVIANSRGPQSLASLVAELGPTARAGTREEAAAQAIVLVAVNWSKLPTALAGLPDFGGRIVIDANNSIEAPSFKAVDLQGHTSSEVFAEWVPGARVVKAFNHLQARFLESDPAAEGGRRVLFLSGDDADAKAQVAALIEQLGFFGIDLGELSVGARLVQFPGGPLPVLNLVKFA, encoded by the coding sequence ATGAGCACCATCGGAATCATCGGCGCCGGCGCAATCGGCGCAGCCTTTGCCAGAGCACTGTCGCGTCAAGGCATTGAAGTAGTTATCGCCAACAGCCGTGGGCCGCAAAGCCTGGCCTCGCTGGTGGCAGAACTCGGGCCAACGGCGCGTGCCGGGACCCGCGAGGAGGCCGCCGCACAAGCCATCGTGCTGGTCGCGGTCAACTGGTCGAAGTTGCCGACCGCGCTCGCCGGTCTGCCGGATTTTGGCGGACGGATTGTCATCGACGCCAACAACTCAATTGAGGCACCGTCGTTCAAGGCGGTGGATTTGCAAGGCCACACCTCCAGCGAAGTGTTTGCCGAATGGGTGCCCGGTGCGCGGGTGGTGAAGGCGTTCAATCACCTTCAGGCGCGTTTTCTGGAAAGCGATCCGGCGGCGGAGGGCGGGCGGCGGGTGTTGTTTCTCTCGGGTGATGATGCCGATGCAAAAGCTCAAGTGGCGGCGCTGATCGAACAGCTGGGCTTCTTCGGGATTGATCTTGGGGAATTGAGCGTCGGGGCGCGGCTGGTGCAGTTTCCAGGCGGTCCGCTGCCGGTGCTGAATCTGGTGAAATTTGCCTGA
- a CDS encoding acetyl-CoA C-acetyltransferase codes for MQEVVIVAATRTAIGSFQGALANVSAVDLGAAVIRQLLAQTGLDVAEVDEVIMGQVLTAGAGQNPARQSAIKAGLPFTVPAMTLNKVCGSGLKALHLATQAIRCGDADVIIAGGQENMSLSNYVMPGARTGLRMGNAQIVDTMISDGLWDAFNDYHMGITAENLADKYNLTREQQDAFAAASQQKATAAIEAGRFADEITPILIPQRKGDPLSFATDEQPRAGTTAEALGKLKPAFKKDGSVTAGNASSLNDGAAAVILMSAEKAKALGLPVLAKIAAYANAGVDPAIMGIGPVSATRRCLDKAGWSIDQLDLIEANEAFAAQSLAVAKDLEWDLNKVNVNGGAIALGHPIGASGCRVLVTLLHEMIKRDAKKGLATLCIGGGQGVALAIERA; via the coding sequence ATGCAAGAAGTCGTCATTGTCGCCGCCACCCGCACCGCCATCGGCAGTTTCCAGGGAGCCCTGGCCAACGTGTCCGCGGTGGACCTCGGTGCTGCGGTAATCCGTCAACTGCTGGCGCAAACCGGCCTGGACGTAGCTGAAGTCGATGAAGTGATCATGGGCCAGGTGTTGACCGCCGGCGCCGGGCAAAACCCTGCGCGCCAGTCCGCGATCAAGGCCGGCCTGCCATTTACCGTGCCTGCGATGACCCTGAACAAGGTCTGTGGCTCGGGTCTGAAAGCGCTGCACCTGGCCACTCAGGCGATTCGCTGCGGCGATGCCGACGTGATCATTGCCGGCGGCCAGGAAAACATGAGCCTGTCCAATTACGTCATGCCCGGTGCCCGCACCGGCCTGCGCATGGGGAACGCGCAAATCGTCGACACCATGATCAGCGACGGCCTGTGGGATGCGTTCAACGATTACCACATGGGCATCACCGCCGAAAACCTGGCTGACAAGTACAACCTGACCCGCGAACAGCAAGACGCCTTCGCCGCGGCCTCGCAGCAGAAAGCCACGGCCGCCATCGAAGCCGGGCGTTTTGCCGATGAGATCACGCCGATCCTGATTCCTCAGCGCAAGGGCGACCCGCTGTCCTTCGCCACCGATGAACAGCCGCGGGCCGGCACCACGGCTGAAGCACTGGGCAAACTGAAACCGGCCTTCAAGAAGGACGGTTCGGTGACCGCCGGCAACGCCTCGTCCCTGAACGACGGTGCCGCCGCCGTAATCCTGATGAGCGCGGAAAAGGCCAAGGCCCTCGGCCTGCCCGTGCTGGCGAAAATCGCCGCTTACGCCAACGCGGGCGTCGACCCGGCGATCATGGGCATCGGCCCGGTCAGCGCGACTCGTCGATGCCTGGACAAGGCCGGTTGGTCCATCGACCAACTGGACCTGATCGAAGCCAACGAAGCCTTCGCCGCACAATCCTTGGCAGTGGCCAAGGACCTGGAATGGGACTTGAACAAGGTCAACGTCAACGGCGGCGCTATCGCCCTGGGCCATCCGATCGGTGCGTCGGGTTGCCGAGTACTGGTGACTCTGCTGCATGAAATGATCAAGCGTGACGCCAAGAAAGGCCTCGCCACCCTGTGCATCGGTGGTGGTCAGGGCGTGGCACTGGCGATCGAACGGGCGTAA
- a CDS encoding CoA transferase subunit B, with translation MALSREQMAQRVAREMQDGFYVNLGIGIPTLVANYIPEGMEVMLQSENGLLGMGPFPTEETIDADMINAGKQTVTARIGASIFSSAESFAMIRGGHVDLTVLGAFEVDVQGNIASWMIPGKLVKGMGGAMDLVAGADNIIVIMTHASKDGESKLLSKCSLPLTGAGCIKRVLTDLAYLEIENGAFILKERAPGVSVEEIVAKTAGKLIVPDHVPQMQFAAQ, from the coding sequence ATGGCACTTTCCCGCGAACAAATGGCTCAACGCGTCGCCCGCGAAATGCAGGACGGCTTCTACGTGAACCTGGGCATCGGCATTCCGACCCTGGTCGCCAACTACATCCCGGAAGGCATGGAAGTCATGCTGCAGTCGGAAAACGGCCTGCTGGGCATGGGTCCCTTTCCTACTGAAGAAACCATCGATGCCGACATGATCAACGCCGGCAAACAAACCGTGACCGCACGTATCGGCGCGTCGATCTTTTCCTCGGCCGAGTCCTTCGCGATGATCCGCGGTGGTCATGTCGACCTGACCGTGCTGGGCGCCTTTGAAGTAGACGTGCAAGGCAACATCGCCTCGTGGATGATCCCCGGCAAGCTGGTCAAGGGCATGGGCGGCGCCATGGACCTGGTGGCCGGCGCAGACAACATCATTGTCATCATGACCCACGCGTCCAAGGACGGTGAGTCCAAGCTCCTGTCCAAATGCAGCCTGCCGCTGACCGGCGCCGGCTGCATCAAGCGTGTGCTGACCGACCTGGCTTACCTGGAAATCGAAAACGGCGCGTTCATTCTCAAGGAACGCGCACCGGGCGTCAGCGTCGAGGAGATTGTCGCCAAGACCGCCGGTAAACTGATCGTGCCGGATCACGTTCCGCAAATGCAGTTCGCTGCCCAGTGA
- a CDS encoding CoA transferase subunit A, with protein sequence MAGFDKRVSSYEEALAGLEDGMTVIAGGFGLCGIPENLIAEIKRKGTRDLTVVSNNCGVDGFGLGVLLTDRQISKVVASYVGENKLFEEQLLKGEIEVVLTPQGTLAEKMRAGGAGIPAFFTATGVGTPVADGKEVREFHGRKYLMEESITGDFAIVKGWKADHFGNVIYRHTAQNFNPLAATAGKITVVEVEEIVEPGELDPAQIHTPGIYVDRVICGTFEKRIEQRTVRK encoded by the coding sequence ATGGCAGGTTTCGACAAGCGCGTGAGTTCCTACGAGGAAGCCCTTGCAGGTCTTGAAGACGGCATGACCGTGATCGCCGGCGGCTTCGGTCTGTGCGGGATCCCGGAAAACCTCATCGCCGAGATCAAGCGCAAAGGCACGCGTGACCTCACCGTGGTTTCCAACAACTGCGGCGTCGACGGTTTCGGCCTCGGCGTGCTGCTGACCGACCGCCAGATCAGCAAAGTCGTCGCCTCCTACGTCGGCGAAAACAAGCTGTTCGAAGAGCAACTGCTCAAAGGCGAAATCGAAGTGGTCCTGACCCCCCAAGGCACCCTCGCCGAAAAAATGCGCGCTGGCGGCGCTGGCATCCCGGCGTTCTTCACCGCCACCGGCGTCGGCACTCCCGTTGCCGACGGCAAGGAAGTGCGCGAATTCCACGGTCGCAAGTACCTGATGGAAGAATCCATCACCGGTGACTTCGCCATCGTCAAAGGCTGGAAAGCCGACCATTTCGGCAACGTCATCTATCGCCACACCGCCCAGAACTTCAACCCGCTGGCCGCCACTGCCGGCAAGATCACAGTGGTCGAAGTCGAAGAAATCGTCGAACCCGGCGAGCTGGACCCGGCGCAGATCCACACCCCTGGCATCTACGTCGACCGGGTCATTTGCGGCACGTTCGAGAAGCGCATCGAACAGCGCACCGTGCGTAAGTGA
- a CDS encoding LysR family transcriptional regulator yields MTVKQIRAFLAVAQSLSFAVACERLHLSQSALSLTIKALEEGLGGRLFTRNTRNVALTAEGESLVPLARRLIADWDNAEDELRQRFTLQRGRVTLAAMPSFAGNLLPPILKTFRARYPKVNVTVNDVINEQVLEMVRDRQVELGVAFEPTQSSSLAFTPLYMDRFVAVVPKDSPFAEREDIDWQTLLKEPFITLQRPSTVRVMLEEHLQARGMKLPVEFESHQLATVGRMVASGLGVSAVPALCVGQMLELGARCITLRDPVVERAIGVLTKPGVELSAAAQALFDILKEEKLGQRLSAH; encoded by the coding sequence ATGACAGTCAAGCAGATCCGCGCATTCCTGGCCGTGGCCCAAAGTTTGAGTTTCGCCGTGGCCTGCGAGCGATTGCACCTGTCGCAATCGGCGTTGAGCCTGACCATCAAGGCACTGGAAGAAGGGCTGGGTGGGCGCCTGTTCACCCGCAACACGCGAAATGTCGCGCTGACCGCGGAAGGTGAATCGCTGGTGCCACTGGCGCGTCGTCTGATTGCCGACTGGGACAATGCCGAGGATGAGCTGCGGCAACGCTTTACCCTCCAGCGCGGTCGCGTGACCTTGGCGGCGATGCCGTCGTTTGCCGGCAACCTGCTGCCGCCGATCCTGAAAACCTTCCGCGCGCGCTATCCCAAGGTCAACGTCACGGTGAATGACGTGATCAACGAGCAGGTGCTGGAGATGGTGCGTGATCGGCAGGTTGAACTGGGGGTGGCGTTTGAGCCGACTCAAAGTTCATCGCTGGCATTCACGCCGTTGTACATGGACCGGTTTGTGGCCGTTGTGCCGAAGGATTCTCCTTTTGCCGAACGGGAAGACATCGATTGGCAGACCTTGCTCAAGGAACCGTTCATCACCTTGCAACGTCCATCGACGGTTCGGGTGATGCTGGAAGAACACTTGCAGGCGCGTGGGATGAAATTGCCGGTGGAGTTTGAAAGCCATCAGTTGGCGACGGTTGGGCGGATGGTGGCGAGCGGGTTGGGGGTGAGTGCAGTACCGGCGCTGTGTGTCGGGCAGATGCTGGAACTCGGGGCGCGGTGCATCACCTTGCGCGATCCGGTGGTGGAGCGGGCGATTGGGGTGTTGACCAAGCCTGGAGTTGAATTGTCGGCGGCGGCTCAGGCGCTGTTCGACATCCTCAAAGAAGAAAAACTCGGCCAGCGCTTATCTGCGCACTGA
- a CDS encoding NAD-dependent protein deacetylase gives MLDSLIREQLHRLQQLMANQPFVVLTGAGISTPSGIPDYRDNQGVRRGRQPMMYQEFLSAPESRRRYWARAMLGWPRVRQAQPNVAHEALASLQSSQQISGLITQNVDTLHDQAGSHDVIELHGSLHRVVCLDCGKRSERDSIQQLMEAQNPYLAGVDAVQAPDGDTLLDAAFEARFQVPHCPHCAGERMKPDVVFFGENVAQATAAKAMVAVEKAAGLLVVGSSLMAYSAFRLCRAVADQGKPLIAINLGKTRADDLLDLKIEASCERLLPLLVQQLTT, from the coding sequence ATGCTCGACAGCCTCATCCGCGAACAACTTCACCGCCTTCAGCAGTTAATGGCCAACCAGCCGTTTGTGGTCCTGACCGGCGCGGGCATCAGCACTCCGTCGGGCATTCCGGACTACCGCGACAACCAGGGCGTGCGGCGTGGCCGGCAACCGATGATGTATCAGGAGTTTCTCTCGGCCCCCGAATCCCGGCGACGCTATTGGGCTCGGGCGATGCTCGGTTGGCCGCGGGTGCGCCAGGCCCAGCCGAACGTGGCCCACGAAGCCTTGGCCAGTTTGCAAAGTTCGCAGCAGATCAGCGGGCTGATCACTCAAAACGTCGACACCCTGCACGACCAGGCCGGCAGCCATGACGTCATCGAACTTCACGGCAGCCTGCACCGGGTGGTGTGCCTGGACTGCGGAAAACGCAGCGAACGGGATTCGATCCAGCAACTGATGGAAGCGCAAAATCCGTATCTGGCCGGCGTGGATGCGGTGCAAGCCCCGGATGGCGACACGCTGCTGGATGCGGCGTTTGAGGCGCGGTTTCAGGTGCCGCATTGCCCGCACTGCGCGGGTGAGCGGATGAAGCCGGACGTGGTGTTTTTTGGCGAGAACGTGGCGCAGGCGACGGCGGCCAAAGCGATGGTAGCAGTCGAAAAGGCTGCGGGGTTGCTGGTGGTCGGGTCTTCGTTGATGGCGTATTCGGCGTTTCGGTTGTGTCGGGCGGTGGCGGATCAGGGGAAGCCGTTGATTGCGATTAATCTGGGGAAGACTCGGGCGGATGACCTTCTTGATTTGAAAATAGAGGCCTCGTGTGAGCGGCTGCTTCCATTACTGGTTCAGCAACTGACCACTTAA
- a CDS encoding class I SAM-dependent methyltransferase, with translation MDEARLNDFMGKLVNDMGGAAMLANVILGEELGLYRAMADSQPVTPEALADKTGCNPRLLREWLSAHAASGYMEHRDGQFRLPEEQALALAIEDSPVYIAGGVGVVASFFHDKDKLVNAMRGDGALAWGDHHPCMFSGTERFFRPGYKAHLVAEWLPALEGVVAKLEAGAKVADIGCGHGASTVVMAQSFPDSRFVGFDYHAPSVTVATQRAEEGGVAGRARFFQGTAKNFPGDDYDLVCYFDCLHDMGDPVGAARHAYDALKPDGTVLLVEPFANDSLDDNTTPVGRLFYAASTFICTPNSLSQEVGLGLGAQAGEARLRKVFTEAGFKTFRRATETPFNLILEARK, from the coding sequence ATGGACGAGGCCAGACTCAATGATTTCATGGGCAAACTGGTGAACGACATGGGCGGCGCGGCGATGCTCGCCAACGTCATCCTCGGCGAAGAGCTCGGACTGTACCGGGCCATGGCCGACAGTCAGCCAGTCACCCCTGAAGCCCTCGCTGACAAAACCGGCTGCAACCCCCGCCTGCTGCGCGAATGGCTCAGCGCCCATGCCGCCTCCGGTTACATGGAACACCGCGACGGCCAGTTCCGCCTGCCCGAAGAGCAGGCCCTGGCGTTGGCGATCGAAGACTCACCGGTCTATATCGCGGGTGGCGTCGGGGTGGTTGCATCGTTTTTCCATGACAAGGACAAACTGGTCAACGCCATGCGCGGCGACGGTGCCCTCGCCTGGGGCGATCACCATCCGTGCATGTTCAGCGGCACGGAGCGGTTCTTCCGGCCAGGTTATAAAGCGCACTTGGTCGCCGAATGGCTGCCTGCGCTCGAAGGCGTGGTGGCCAAACTGGAGGCTGGCGCCAAGGTGGCGGATATCGGCTGCGGCCACGGCGCATCTACCGTGGTCATGGCCCAGTCGTTTCCGGATTCGCGGTTCGTCGGTTTCGACTACCACGCGCCCTCCGTCACCGTCGCCACCCAGCGTGCTGAAGAAGGTGGCGTGGCCGGGCGGGCGCGGTTCTTCCAGGGCACGGCAAAAAACTTCCCCGGCGACGACTATGACCTGGTCTGCTACTTCGACTGCCTGCACGACATGGGCGATCCGGTGGGCGCGGCACGGCACGCTTATGACGCGCTAAAACCGGACGGTACGGTGCTGCTGGTAGAACCGTTCGCCAACGACTCGCTCGACGACAACACCACTCCCGTTGGCCGCTTGTTCTACGCCGCCTCGACCTTCATCTGCACCCCGAACTCGCTGTCCCAGGAGGTCGGCCTCGGGCTCGGCGCCCAGGCTGGCGAGGCGCGGCTGCGCAAGGTGTTCACCGAGGCGGGGTTCAAGACATTCCGTCGGGCCACGGAAACACCGTTCAACCTGATTCTGGAGGCGCGTAAGTAA
- a CDS encoding acetamidase/formamidase family protein has translation MTTLLPETDMKPTPVNRLRVDHYTSGIIGPSQPMLGPLADGGTLITGTPPGCWGPMITAAFEGGHEVTQPVAIAGAEIGDAVAIKIKSMRVTSLATSSGVMSFVEGRYHGDPFVSKFCAKCGTEHPASHVEGIGEDSIRCNTCGAEVSAFRFSHGYVIVFDAQNQVSLTVNQDVANQLAGNAAEMSALPEFAAQHSILSLARADIPGVAAHMRPFLGNIGTTPSRDLPDSHNCADFGQYLIGAPHRFGMTREVLHAAKTDGHMDTNSIREGCVLICPVKVPGAGVYMGDMHAQQGNGEIAGHSTDCSGETEVVVEVVKNLTLEGPILLQNLDDLPPMARPMNAQQRQKVRELGERWGQHDIEQSGPITFIGSGENLNVAVENGLKRAASVTGLPYDEVLNRVTITGSIDISRLPGTVRVTFLCPMTVLDRIGIGHLVREKYDLA, from the coding sequence ATGACCACGCTCCTGCCTGAAACCGACATGAAACCCACACCCGTCAATCGCCTGCGCGTCGACCACTACACCAGCGGCATCATCGGCCCAAGCCAGCCGATGCTCGGGCCACTGGCCGACGGCGGCACCCTGATCACCGGCACACCGCCGGGTTGTTGGGGGCCGATGATCACGGCTGCCTTCGAGGGTGGCCACGAAGTGACGCAACCGGTGGCCATTGCCGGTGCGGAAATCGGCGACGCGGTGGCGATCAAGATCAAAAGCATGCGCGTCACCTCGCTGGCCACTTCGTCCGGGGTGATGAGCTTCGTTGAAGGTCGCTACCACGGCGATCCGTTCGTTTCCAAATTCTGCGCCAAGTGCGGCACCGAGCATCCGGCCAGCCATGTCGAAGGCATCGGTGAGGATTCGATTCGCTGTAACACCTGTGGCGCCGAAGTCAGCGCGTTTCGCTTCAGCCACGGCTACGTGATCGTGTTCGATGCGCAGAATCAGGTCAGCCTGACCGTCAATCAGGACGTCGCCAACCAACTGGCCGGTAACGCAGCCGAGATGTCGGCGCTGCCGGAGTTCGCCGCGCAACATTCGATCCTGTCCCTGGCGCGCGCCGACATCCCCGGTGTGGCGGCGCACATGCGGCCGTTCCTCGGCAACATCGGCACCACGCCGTCCCGTGATTTGCCCGACTCCCACAACTGCGCCGACTTCGGCCAATACCTGATCGGCGCGCCGCACCGTTTCGGTATGACCCGCGAAGTACTGCACGCGGCCAAGACCGACGGCCACATGGATACCAACTCGATCCGCGAGGGCTGCGTGTTGATCTGCCCGGTCAAGGTGCCAGGCGCCGGCGTGTACATGGGCGACATGCACGCCCAGCAGGGCAACGGCGAGATCGCCGGGCATTCCACCGACTGCTCCGGGGAAACCGAAGTGGTGGTGGAAGTGGTGAAGAACCTGACGCTGGAAGGGCCGATCCTGCTGCAAAACCTCGACGACTTGCCGCCCATGGCCCGGCCGATGAATGCCCAGCAGCGGCAGAAAGTCCGCGAGCTGGGCGAGCGCTGGGGTCAGCACGACATCGAGCAGAGCGGGCCGATCACCTTTATCGGCAGCGGCGAGAACCTCAACGTCGCGGTAGAGAACGGCTTGAAACGTGCCGCCTCGGTCACCGGTCTGCCGTACGACGAAGTGCTCAACCGCGTGACCATCACCGGCTCGATCGACATCAGCCGCTTGCCGGGCACCGTGCGCGTGACATTCCTGTGCCCGATGACCGTGCTGGATCGCATCGGCATAGGCCATCTGGTACGCGAGAAGTACGACCTGGCTTAA